Proteins from a genomic interval of Diprion similis isolate iyDipSimi1 chromosome 10, iyDipSimi1.1, whole genome shotgun sequence:
- the LOC124411609 gene encoding vitellogenin-like isoform X1, giving the protein MSSSRMWSPLLLCLLVGIASAANQNAWKPGQEYTYYVRGRTMAALHQVKDQYTGVAVKAQLKCQPKGSDSLSCRIQSPQVAEVHAQLPGGWDSPLPEKKTNYQQLPLSQKPFEIKFKNGAIDDVIFEKSLPDYELNFIKSIASQLQVDTQGENAINSRYNQEPEGDNAYATYKTMEDTVTGECEVLYDVSPLPEYVLQTKPELAPFPNLKADGQIIDIVKTSNFSNCKNRMSYHFGFSGDTDWEAGSNSMGDLLSKSSVSRVIISGSLDHFTIQSSVTTNKIIVSPTIHDTRKGMVVSRLNITLQSVDSASGSPESPSNPESMGDLVYIPYKTNDKRQSGSRNSGRDEDSSSSSSSSSSSSSSSSSEENGYYQNSGRNQNSYQYNKQHGHRQARAANHGSRYSSDSSSSSSSESDSLGSSEEYWLPKPTLQNAPKLESTREVDRVSYTKKIANQIGTELQKPSNIPKEDTLEKFSELSASLRTMSAKQIEQVASEMYTPASQCSGDKDSQSQSARCASWAAFRDAVAQAGTGPALVVIKDWILTKKVKGVEAAELITVLPTTTRFPTTEYMDAFFELATSQEVTKQAYLNSTAILAFADLVRESQVNNASAHNRYPVHVYGRLSPKNNPAVRNKWIPYLEKQLKSAIREAYSPKIQVYIRALGNVGHPKMLAAFEPYLEGEEDATNFQRLSMVLAMNHLAELYPKQARAVLYKIYQNTGECSEVRTAAVFQLMRSNPPASMLQRMAEFTNEDTNNQVNSAVKSAIESAAELYDPELSANARAARDLLNPEDMGLHYSRKWLYDYGIEELNAAYRASVNWIGGQDSIAPQAIFGALRRNKGGFEMPVVAYSSMVSSVDDLLDVLYDQFEDDDDNTNSQKGKGNSGKFSPQNILNALNIQSDDDEELEGHMAIEGFLQSTRFMAFDNTTIEQLPRWVKSAAGALKDGQKFNYTKLYNDHELTVRFPTAMGMLFIYTMKTPSLVQIGGEVRARAYPGEYRGSSDQIAIPDALNASAQIHAVYSKKMIARFGFINPISNHHHMAGYDQNFQVNVPLSAEVDVDFENSHIRIKLEPIDQDKSYNLVHYSSWPYTAQYELLSDKPVSQQKGYQAIEDDDSEEREWSFGQKSTGFAFRFTAESDDEPEQLSSWALRMLESEDPFAYIAYPSDDESIQQSNYNLYWDAKQSSNDAVELTFSYSNYTKGMGGDSGSSSGYQHPAGRKSSAGDDNQSSNSYVSAPQPNSHEPDSGKRQEQFLSEAGSGIKDAYVRAYDFGAEFQGKNKAQYAATLAVASSYVDEKSRVVFYYGSHPAQQKNYEVCMSAQSSSPQVPRMNFVHALKADPTTKIAFDVKFGESCQSGARVQIQGKLEQSDERREYLRDDPMAQRCAQEMQEGNYVLPACRNVTARANSLDEGSFTIKYHQIPKSMKNITAKAYSIVRHLTYHNAYENYVDAQNQAEGQIDIEYEFSPDFESLNVTMNAPGFDANITDLSISPWAAPLLAMDPVQSAQRRFGREVLAGQYNPTCVIDNSAASTFDNKTYPITLGNCWHVVMTAIPDDDDDEGLPDDMEVSAVCRDISDKQRECKLVFGDSEIHMFPNSNQPSIKVNGQSVQLSKHEVYRYDNDEDDDDYYEFEAYLEQQGAVVIHSEKFGVKAAYDGQRIKLVLNNKYRDQIRGLCGTYTGEEDDDFTTPENCILRKPEHFAASYALINEERCEGLAKENARKADQAKCYRKTLLLGNVVSDQDAGRERRREYSHGNNYQRPSHSNSQAHGSCTTYRTSVAQEGGQICFSQRPVAACAPGCKPTGKQEKTVKMHCVEKSSYAESLAQRIDQGAHPDFSQKPHNKSSRITVPESCVPA; this is encoded by the exons ATGTCAAGCAGCAGAATGTGGTCTCCTCTACTTCTGTGTCTCCTTG TTGGAATTGCTTCCGCGGCAAACCAAAATGCCTGGAAGCCAGGCCAAGAGTACACCTACTATGTGCGTGGTCGCACAATGGCGGCACTTCACCAGGTCAAAGATCAATACACCGGTGTGGCGGTGAAGGCGCAGCTCAAGTGTCAGCCGAAAGGATCTGACTCGTTGAGCTGTAGGATCCAGAGCCCTCAGGTCGCAGAGGTTCACGCCCAGCTACCTGGTGGATGGGATTCTCCTCTACCCGAGAAGAAGACCAATTACCAGCAGTTACCGCTGAGCCAAAAGCCATTTGAgatcaaattcaaaaatggcGCGATCGACGACGTTATCTTTGAGAAGTCTTTGCCCGACTACGAGCTCAACTTCATCAAGTCCATCGCCAGTCAGCTCCAAGTTGATACTCAGGGTGAAAATGCCATAAATTCACGCTACAACCAGGAACCCGAAGGTGACAACGCTTACGCCACCTACAAGACCATGGAAGATACTGTTACCGGCGAGTGTGAGGTCTTGTACGACGTTAGCCCCCTGCCAGAATACGTGCTCCAAACTAAACCGGAGCTGGCGCCCTTCCCCAACCTCAAGGCAGATGGTCAAATCATTGACATCGTGAAGACGAGCAACTTCAGCAACTGTAAAAATCGTATGAGTTACCACTTTGGTTTCAGTGGAGACACTGATTGGGAAGCTGGAAGCAACTCCATGGGTGATCTGCTTTCT aaatcatCGGTCAGCCGCGTAATTATTTCTGGAAGTCTAGATCATTTCACCATCCAGTCGTCGGTCACCACAAACAAAATCATAGTGAGCCCGACTATTCATGATACACGAAAAGGTATGGTTGTCAGCAGGCTGAACATCACCCTGCAATCAGTCGATTCTGCTTCTGGAAGTCCCGAATCTCCATCCAACCCAGAGTCTATGGGTGACCTAGTGTACATCCCTTACAAGACAAACGACAAACGTCAGTCTGGCTCAAGAAACAGTGGCCGTGATGAGgactcctcttcttcttcttcaagcTCTagctcttcttcgtcttcctcGTCCTCGGAAGAAAACGGTTACTATCAAAACTCTGGTCGTAACCAAAATTCATACCAGTACAACAAACAACATGGACATCGTCAAGCTCGAGCAGCTAATCATGGCTCAAGGTATAGTTCTGACTCAAGTTCCAGCAGCTCAAGCGAAAGTGACAGTCTTGGCAGCAGCGAAGAATACTGGCTGCCAAAACCCACCTTACAAAATGCTCCTAAACTTGAGTCGACCAGAGAAGTGGATCGAGTTTCCTACACCAAGAAAATCGCTAATCAGATCGGTACTGAACTTCAAAAACCGAGTAACATCCCAAAGGAAGATACCCTTGAAAAGTTCTCTGAGCTTTCTGCCAGCCTACGCACCATGAGTGCGAAACAGATCGAGCAGGTCGCGTCCGAGATGTATACACCAGCCTCTCAATGCTCGGGTGATAAGGATAGCCAAAGCCAGAGTGCAAGGTGCGCTTCGTGGGCTGCTTTCCGTGACGCAGTTGCCCAAGCCGGTACTGGACCTGCACTTGTTGTTATCAAGGACTGGATCCTCACTAAGAAGGTCAAGGGCGTTGAAGCTGCGGAATTGATCACCGTATTGCCAACGACCACCAGATTCCCTACTACTGAATACATGGACGCGTTCTTTGAGCTTGCCACCTCCCAAGAAGTCACCAAACAAGCTTATCTCAACTCTACAGCAATTCTGGCTTTCGCAGATCTCGTACGTGAATCGCAGGTAAACAACGCCTCGGCCCATAACCGCTATCCTGTACACGTTTACGGACGTCTTTCCCCTAAGAACAACCCAGCTGTTCGAAACAAATGGATCCCTTACCTCGAAAAACAACTGAAGAGCGCCATCCGTGAAGCTTACagtccgaaaattcaagtgtACATCCGTGCTCTTGGTAACGTCGGTCACCCCAAAATGCTCGCTGCTTTTGAACCATACCTAGAAGGTGAAGAAGATGCCACAAACTTCCAACGTTTGTCCATGGTCCTCGCTATGAACCATTTGGCTGAGCTGTACCCAAAGCAAGCACGCGCTGTCCTCTACAAGATCTACCAAAATACCGGTGAATGTTCCGAAGTTCGTACCGCTGCAGTTTTCCAGCTGATGAGGAGCAACCCACCTGCCAGTATGCTCCAACGCATGGCTGAATTCACCAACGAGGACACGAACAACCAGGTCAACTCTGCCGTCAAGTCTGCCATTGAATCAGCAGCTGAACTTTACGATCCTGAACT CTCTGCGAACGCACGTGCTGCACGCGATCTGCTCAATCCGGAGGACATGGGTCTTCACTATTCCCGAAAGTGGCTTTACGATTACGGTATCGAAGAGTTGAACGCTGCTTACAGAGCTAGTGTCAACTGGATCGGAGGTCAGGACAGCATCGCCCCTCAGGCTATTTTCGGTGCCCTCAGACGTAACAAAGGCGGATTCGAAATGCCCGTTGTCGCCTACAGTTCCATGGTATCCAGCGTTGACGATTTGCTCGACGTTCTTTACGACCAATTCGAGGATGACGACGACAATACCAATTCCCAGAAAGGCAAAGGCAACTCCGGAAAATTCAGCCCTCAAAACATTTTAAATGCACTGAACATCCAAAGCGATGACGACGAGGAACTCGAAGGACATATGGCCATCGAGGGATTCCTTCAATCCACCCGTTTCATGGCATTCGACAACACCACTATCGAACAACTCCCCAGAT gGGTCAAGTCAGCCGCAGGCGCTTTgaaagatggccagaaattcaacTACACCAAACTGTACAATGACCACGAATTGACCGTCAGGTTCCCAACGGCGATGGGTATGTTATTCATCTACACCATGAAGACTCCTTCTCTTGTACAAATCGGCGGTGAAGTACGTGCTCGAGCCTACCCAGGCGAGTACCGTGGCTCCTCCGATCAGATAGCTATCCCTGACGCACTGAACGCAAGTGCCCAAATTCATGCTGTCTACTCCAAAAAGATGATCGCACGATTCGGATTTATCAACCCCATCAGTAACCATCACCATATGGCTGGTTACGATCAGAACTTCCAAGTCAACGTGCCATTGAGCGCTGAAGTTGATGTTGATTTCGAAAATAGCCACATCCGCATAAAACTCGAGCCCATTGACCAGGATAAGAGTTACAACCTTGTACACTACAGCAGCTGGCCATACACTGCTCAGTACGAGCTTCTCAGTGACAAACCAGTCTCCCAACAGAAGGGTTACCAGGCCATCGAAGATGACGATTCGGAGGAACGAGAGTGGTCCTTTGGACAGAAGTCCACTGGTTTCGCGTTCCGTTTCACAGCTGAAAGTGATGATGAACCTGAGCAGCTGAGCAGTTGGGCCTTGAGAATGCTCGAATCTGAAGATCCATTCGCATACATTGCCTACCCCTCGGACGATGAAAGCATCCAACAGTCAAATTACAATCTGTACTGGGACGCTAAGCAAAGCAGCAACGACGCCGTAGAATTGACGTTCTCCTACTCCAATTACACGAAGGGAATGGGTGGCGATTCAGGTTCAAGTTCAGGTTACCAACACCCTGCAGGCCGTAAGAGCTCCGCTGGCGATGACAACCAATCTTCCAACAGCTACGTCTCAGCCCCTCAACCCAACAGTCATGAACCTGACTCCGGAAAACGTCAAGAGCAGTTCCTGAGTGAGGCCGGCTCCGGCATCAAGGACGCGTATGTCCGGGCTTACGATTTCGGTGCGGAATTCCAGGGTAAGAACAAGGCACAATACGCAGCCACTTTAGCTGTGGCGAGCAGCTACGTTGACGAGAAGAGCCGAGTCGTCTTCTACTACGGCAGTCACCCTGCACAGCAGAAGAACTACGAGGTCTGCATGTCCGCTCAAAGCTCAAGTCCCCAAGTCCCACGCATGAACTTCGTCCATGCATTGAAGGCCGATCCGACAACCAAGATTGCATTCGACGTTAAATTTGGCGAAAGTTGCCAGTCTGGCGCACGAGTACAAATCCAAGGTAAATTGGAGCAGTCCGACGAACGCAGAGAGTACCTTAGAGACGACCCGATGGCTCAGCGATGTGCTCAAGAGATGCAGGAGGGTAACTACGTTCTGCCAGCTTGCCGCAACGTTACGGCTCGCGCAAACTCTTTGGACGAAGGTAGCTTCACCATCAAGTACCACCAGATTCCCAAGTCAATGAAGAACATTACCGCGAAAGCCTACAGCATCGTTCGCCACCTGACGTATCACAACGCCTACGAGAACTACGTCGATGCCCAAAACCAGGCTGAAGGCCAGATCGATATCGAATACGAATTCTCACCCGACTTTGAAAGCTTGAACGTGACCATGAACGCCCCTGGATTTGACGCCAACATTACAGATCTGAGCATCAGCCCGTGGGCAGCTCCCCTTCTCGCCATGGACCCCGTACAATCGGCTCAACGTCGTTTCGGAAGGGAAGTCCTTGCCGGGCAATACAATC CAACTTGCGTTATTGACAACTCCGCCGCATCTACCTTCGACAACAAGACTTACCCCATCACACTTGGCAACTGTTGGCACGTTGTGATGACAGCCATTcccgacgacgatgacgacgaagGTCTCCCCGATGATATGGAAGTCAGCGCAGTTTGCCGTGACATCAGCGACAAGCAAAGGGAATGCAAATTGGTTTTCGGAGATTCCGAAATCCACATGTTCCCGAACAGCAACCAGCCATCCATCAAGGTTAACGGCCAATCTGTCCAGCTttctaaacacgaagtctaccGCTACGAtaacgacgaggacgacgacgactactACGAATTCGAAGCTTATCTCGAACAGCAGGGTGCTGTCGTGATTCATTCCGAGAAGTTCGGTGTCAAAGCGGCCTACGACGGACAACGCATCAAGCTGGTTCTCAACAACAAATATCGTGACCAGATCCGAGGACTTTGCGGTACATACACCGGAGAAGAGGATGACGACTTCACCACTCCAGAAAACTGCATCCTGAGGAAGCCCGAGCACTTCGCTGCCAGCTACGCTCTGATCAATGAAGAACGCTGCGAAGGACTTGCAAAGGAGAACGCACGCAAGGCTGACCAAGCCAAGTGCTACCGCAAAACCCTTCTTCTCGGTAATGTCGTCAGCGACCAGGATGCCGGACGTGAAAGGAGGCGCGAATATTCCCACGGTAACAACTATCAGAGGCCTAGTCATTCCAACAGCCAGGCACACGGCAGCTGCACTACCTACCGCACTAGCGTGGCTCAAGAGGGTGGCCAAATATGTTTCTCTCAGAGGCCAGTCGCCGCCTGCGCTCCTGGCTGCAAGCCGACCGGCAAGCAAGAAAAGACCGTGAAGATGCACTGCGTTGAGAAGAGCAGCTACGCCGAGTCTCTTGCCCAGCGCATCGACCAGGGAGCTCATCCCGACTTCAGCCAGAAGCCCCACAACAAGAGCTCCAGGATCACCGTCCCGGAGAGCTGCGTTCCCGCATAG